From the genome of Methanoregula boonei 6A8:
CGATAGCCATGACCGCTATGGGACTGATATGAACAGCCCGCCGGTCCTCGCTCTCGTAGTAGTTGACGAGACCTGCTGAGGAGAGTAACCTTCCGCCTTGCTTCTTTGCCATACAAATATATTTCCTTTTTCGCTATATAAAAGAGAGTTACGGGGATTGATGCA
Proteins encoded in this window:
- a CDS encoding preprotein translocase subunit Sec61beta — protein: MAKKQGGRLLSSAGLVNYYESEDRRAVHISPIAVMAIAAVIGIIVMALNLLYSTHA